The following are from one region of the Vitis riparia cultivar Riparia Gloire de Montpellier isolate 1030 chromosome 14, EGFV_Vit.rip_1.0, whole genome shotgun sequence genome:
- the LOC117931055 gene encoding putative germin-like protein 2-1 codes for MKKMVINTLACIALLAMSFFLASASDPSPLQDFCVAVNDTKTTVFVNGKVCKDPKVATANDFFFSGLRVPGNTSNKLGSMVTPANVAQIPGLNTLGISLARVDYAPYGLNPPHTHPRATEILTVLEGTLYVGFVTSNPDNRLICKVLYKGDVFVFPEGLIHFQLNVGKTKAVAIAALSSQNPGVITIANAVFGSKPAISADVLTKAFQVDKKVVDYIQSQF; via the exons ATGAAGAAGATGGTCATTAACACCCTCGCATGCATTGCACTCTTGGCTATGTCATTTTTCCTTGCCTCTGCCTCCGATCCTAGTCCTCTTCAGGACTTTTGTGTGGCTGTGAATGACACAAAGACCACTG TGTTTGTTAATGGGAAAGTCTGCAAAGATCCAAAGGTTGCGACAGCCAATGATTTCTTCTTTTCAGGGCTTCGGGTTCCGGGAAATACCTCAAACAAACTTGGGTCAATGGTCACACCGGCAAATGTGGCTCAGATACCCGGACTCAACACCCTTGGCATTTCACTAGCTCGTGTTGATTATGCTCCATATGGTCTCAATCCTCCCCACACCCACCCCCGTGCCACAGAGATACTGACCGTCCTGGAGGGAACACTTTATGTAGGCTTCGTCACCTCTAATCCCGACAACCGCCTCATCTGCAAGGTCCTTTACAAAGGAGATGTTTTCGTCTTCCCAGAGGGTCTCATTCACTTCCAGCTCAATGTGGGAAAAACAAAAGCAGTCGCCATTGCTGCATTGAGTAGCCAGAACCCTGGCGTGATCACCATTGCCAATGCGGTATTTGGCTCAAAGCCAGCAATTTCAGCTGATGTTCTTACAAAGGCCTTCCAAGTGGACAAGAAGGTGGTTGACTATATTCAATCTCAGTTCTAG